A window of SAR324 cluster bacterium genomic DNA:
ATAGTGCTTGGTATCATCAAAGAATTGTCCAGTTTCCGGATCAATTCCGCGTACAGCTCCAACCATCTCGGAACCAAAAAGAATGTTTTCGATGTCAATCACCCGAAACAGAAGATCAATCCCCGGCTGGTGGTAAACGCAAGTGTCGAAGAAGACGTTCTTCATCACATGATCAGCCAGCAGCGGTCGTTTGAGCATATCAGCCAAGCCGCGGTAGCGCCCCCAGTGATAGGGCACTGCTCCCCCACCGTGTGGAATGATAAACCGTAAATTCGGAAAATCACTGAACAAATCCCCTTGGATGAACTGCATGAAGGCGGTGGTGTCCGCGTTGATGTAGTGTGCTCCAGTCGCATGGAAGTTTTCGTTACAGGAACCAGAGACGTGAATCATCGCAGGCACATCCAGCTCGACCATCTTTTCAAAGAAGGGATACCAACTCTTGTCAGTCAGCGGCTTGGAAGTCCAGTGTCCACCCGAAGGATCTGGGTTGAGGTTGCAGCTGACAAAACCCAATTCCAGGACGCAGCGCTCCAGTTCAGCAATTGAATTCGCAATTGGCACACCAGGTGATTGGGGTAACTGGCAAACACCCACGAAGGTCTCCGGAAAGAGATCAACCACTCGTTTGATCATGTCGTTACAGGCTCGGGTCCAGCTTTGAGAGACCGCTTCATCTCCCAAGTGATGGGCCATCGCCGAGGCTCGAGGCGAGAAAATCGTCATATCAGCCCCACGTTCCCGAATCAACCGCAGTTGGTTCTGTTCGATACTCTCCCGAATCTGATCATCTGAAATCTCTCCAAGCACTGGAAGTGGCTGGGAAGCATCCTTGTAGGCAGCCAACTGTGCATCACGAAATTGCTGCAAGGGCGCAGGTGCCGTCGTGTAGTGTCCGTGGCAATCAATGATCAGCATTTAGATTTCTCTGCTTGAGAGTAAAGTTGAGCCAGCATCTGGTCCAGCAGTGGGAGCAACTCATCCTGTTCCAACGCCTTGGCAAACTGGGGAGCCCAAGCCTGCCTCTCCACCGTTGCCTGGCTCATTTGTGGGTCCAAACCAGCAGCCTGCACCGTCAAGGCGACCTCGCGCATCTCCTCTGCTCGGCGGACACCGTGTTCCAGGGTCCGTGAGATCATGTAGCGCGCATGGCACGGCCAATTCTCCATCGGGAAGAGATTGTTGAGCGAATCCAGCACCTCTTGTTCAACCCCGTAGTGTCGGGCGGAGAGCAGTGACTCTGAGATCAGTGCTTCGAGGCCCTTGATCATCACGCTACGGCACATCTTGGTCGCCGAAGCCTTGCCAATATTGGCATCACAGAAGCCCATTCCTGCAAAGCCCAAGGTCTGACCAATCTCTACGAATGTCAATGCATGTGGACCACCCAGTAGCATCGGGGATTTGCTACGCAGGGGATGGATCGGAGACATCACAGCGGCTTCAACGTATCGACCTCCAGCCCCCTCGATCAGTTGAGCGGCATGGTGCTTGGTCTCTGGAGCGACTGAGTTCAGATCGAGGAACCAGCAGTCCTTGGGCAAAGCTTCTGTGATCGACTGAGCGGCTCTCAGGTCCTGAGCAGCTGTAACTGCACTAATCACGAGCTGTGCATCCGTCACAGATTCTTGGGCCTGCTGATAGCCAACCACGTGAGGACAAGCCAACAGATTTTTACTGGCCGAGCTCTCTTTCTCGGCAAACAGCAGATCAAAGGCAGTCAGTTGAAGCCCAGAAAGCTTACCCAGATCCTCGGCCAGGGTCCGGCCCACTTCCCCAAAACCTAGTAAACAAATGCGCTGAATGGGTCTCACTGACCACTCCACACAGACGAGGGGATCATCACTTCTCCACGCATCAGCATTCTCGCTGTTCGTAAGAGACCCGCACGATGAAGCAAGACCTCGCTTCCCTGTACTCCAACTTCCAAACCGACCGTGAAAAAACCTGTTGGATGTTCCACCTCCAAAGTCACTCTACCAGATTCGGCCAGTAGTCCGGTAACAGCCTGAGCCACGGATCCGGGCAGCACACACGCCGAGGCCAAACTGACCGCCCCCAGCACTCCAATCGCTTCATGCACCCGGTGTGGGATGAAAGTCCGAGTGGCAATCACTCCCCCGTGTTGAGCTTGAGCCACCAGTGACATCTTGGGAACCGTCTTCTTGCTGACATCTCCTAGATTCATCAGCGAACCTGCCTGCAAGCGAATGGATTCAACCCGGCTCTTCAGTTGCGAGTCTGCTTCCAATTCCTCCAGAGTTTCATAGCCTGTCTTGCCCAAATCCTGGGCTGCGATCAGCACGACAGGCATGCCGTTGTCGAT
This region includes:
- a CDS encoding DUF1932 domain-containing protein produces the protein MRPIQRICLLGFGEVGRTLAEDLGKLSGLQLTAFDLLFAEKESSASKNLLACPHVVGYQQAQESVTDAQLVISAVTAAQDLRAAQSITEALPKDCWFLDLNSVAPETKHHAAQLIEGAGGRYVEAAVMSPIHPLRSKSPMLLGGPHALTFVEIGQTLGFAGMGFCDANIGKASATKMCRSVMIKGLEALISESLLSARHYGVEQEVLDSLNNLFPMENWPCHARYMISRTLEHGVRRAEEMREVALTVQAAGLDPQMSQATVERQAWAPQFAKALEQDELLPLLDQMLAQLYSQAEKSKC
- a CDS encoding amidohydrolase family protein, with translation MIIDCHGHYTTAPAPLQQFRDAQLAAYKDASQPLPVLGEISDDQIRESIEQNQLRLIRERGADMTIFSPRASAMAHHLGDEAVSQSWTRACNDMIKRVVDLFPETFVGVCQLPQSPGVPIANSIAELERCVLELGFVSCNLNPDPSGGHWTSKPLTDKSWYPFFEKMVELDVPAMIHVSGSCNENFHATGAHYINADTTAFMQFIQGDLFSDFPNLRFIIPHGGGAVPYHWGRYRGLADMLKRPLLADHVMKNVFFDTCVYHQPGIDLLFRVIDIENILFGSEMVGAVRGIDPETGQFFDDTKHYVDALNLSEVDRQKVFEGNARRVYPQLDARLQELGR